In Halarcobacter bivalviorum, a genomic segment contains:
- the nrtS gene encoding nitrate/nitrite transporter NrtS, producing MTRLRLISSIAFSESLIKKALKIAFVVGIILNLINQGDKIVSLLFNEINYFKSILTFCVPFCVSMYTAISMKLKFQVGEKAAEHVLLRCTNCNGCLEVKKDQIVPFCYKCAEKTNWKLTSFKDKKCQHKK from the coding sequence TTGACAAGGCTAAGACTTATAAGCTCAATTGCATTCTCAGAATCTCTAATAAAAAAAGCTCTAAAAATTGCTTTTGTTGTTGGTATTATTTTAAATCTTATTAATCAAGGAGACAAAATAGTCTCTTTATTATTTAATGAAATCAACTATTTTAAATCTATTCTTACCTTTTGTGTTCCTTTTTGTGTCTCAATGTACACAGCAATTAGTATGAAGCTTAAGTTCCAAGTGGGAGAAAAAGCAGCAGAGCATGTCCTTTTAAGATGTACTAATTGTAATGGCTGTCTTGAAGTAAAAAAAGACCAAATAGTTCCATTTTGTTATAAATGTGCAGAAAAAACAAATTGGAAGCTTACCTCTTTTAAGGATAAAAAATGTCAACACAAGAAATAG
- a CDS encoding methyl-accepting chemotaxis protein: MSTQEIDSQVLQTLLQKAKLLDELKIEDSLNIAQNITNNAKNVNNASKTRLTEIQNIESLVNEFIERSNQIQILSENSLESSKVTSNESENVIILVEKLFNLINDMSTTIDEFSSIIEQLNEKNESITELVQVNNKISMQTNLLSINAAIEASKAKEYGRGFSIVASEVKKLANSSKQSTLDIGNEIDKITSMTKFVLTKKEAVKDLVKNSVNLSKEAIEKLKSLIEVAKENSTNSDTISCNVNEQLQSSDTIKDKITHLVEDTKKAIDGSQNNINLGENLVENLKK; encoded by the coding sequence ATGTCAACACAAGAAATAGATTCGCAAGTATTACAAACCCTATTACAAAAAGCTAAACTTTTAGACGAATTAAAAATTGAAGACTCTTTAAATATTGCTCAAAACATAACAAACAATGCAAAAAATGTAAATAATGCTTCTAAAACAAGATTAACTGAAATACAAAATATTGAATCTTTAGTAAATGAGTTTATAGAGCGTTCAAACCAAATCCAAATACTTTCTGAAAACTCACTAGAATCATCAAAAGTTACTTCAAATGAGAGTGAAAATGTAATTATTTTAGTAGAGAAACTTTTCAATCTTATTAATGATATGTCTACTACAATTGATGAATTTTCATCTATAATTGAGCAACTTAATGAAAAAAATGAATCAATTACAGAGTTAGTACAAGTTAACAATAAAATCTCAATGCAAACAAACCTTTTATCTATAAATGCTGCAATAGAAGCTTCAAAAGCAAAAGAGTATGGAAGAGGTTTTTCTATTGTTGCAAGTGAGGTAAAGAAATTAGCTAACTCTTCAAAACAATCAACTTTAGATATTGGAAATGAAATAGATAAAATCACATCTATGACAAAATTTGTTTTAACAAAAAAAGAAGCTGTAAAAGATTTAGTAAAAAATAGTGTAAATCTTTCAAAAGAGGCTATTGAAAAATTAAAATCTTTAATTGAAGTAGCAAAAGAAAATAGTACAAACTCTGATACAATATCTTGTAATGTAAATGAACAATTACAAAGTTCTGATACTATAAAAGATAAAATAACTCATCTTGTAGAGGATACAAAAAAAGCTATTGATGGTTCTCAAAATAATATAAATTTGGGAGAAAATTTAGTAGAGAACTTAAAAAAATAA